A stretch of the Lolium perenne isolate Kyuss_39 chromosome 3, Kyuss_2.0, whole genome shotgun sequence genome encodes the following:
- the LOC127340300 gene encoding F-box protein At5g07610-like, whose product METRGRKRKRDMEMGNAFFELSDDLLVEIISRVPFKSTRCCKCVCRRWRDVVSHPDHRNKLPRSTLAGFFYKTDNLCCRAMNRHYKSVTGNWCPRIDPSLSFLPKYRLCDVDIDMLDCCNGLLLCRRQQQRYATDYGTTDYVVCNPATKRWVSVPGTVMSREVLVARLGFDPVVSSHFHVFEFAPAPEHVSMRLCVHARTQPLGIYSSKAGVWTHPSNWKCPIKIDRYSSSTFFRGLLYFSSRADKVVAVDMEGNCRVINIPSTAHGSCIARDVFVSRGQLQFAISSASELSIWALEDPSSTENWTLKHNVSRLKLFADENSSNYHVIVHPEYKVILVVRTRFPSTYRSWTELMSYNMDSRELRSLSDLGHDCKRPYLPYVPLFSRSLADG is encoded by the coding sequence ATGGAAACGCGGGGCCGCAAGAGGAAGAGGGACATGGAGATGGGGAACGCTTTCTTCGAGCTCTCCGACGACCTCCTCGTCGAGATCATCTCACGCGTGCCCTTCAAGTCCACCCGTTGCTGCAAGTGCGTCTGCAGGCGATGGCGCGACGTCGTCTCGCACCCCGACCACCGCAACAAGCTGCCTCGATCGACACTCGCAGGCTTCTTCTACAAAACCGACAATCTGTGTTGCCGAGCTATGAACCGTCATTACAAAAGCGTAACGGGGAACTGGTGCCCTCGCATCGACCCCTCCCTCTCTTTCCTGCCCAAGTACAGGCTTTGTGATGTTGACATTGACATGTTGGACTGTTGCAATGGCCTCCTGCTCTGCCGCCGACAACAACAACGGTATGCTACTGATTACGGGACAACGGATTACGTGGTGTGCAATCCGGCCACTAAGAGATGGGTTTCCGTGCCCGGCACCGTCATGTCCAGGGAGGTACTAGTGGCTCGCCTGGGATTTGACCCCGTCGTATCCTCTCACTTCCATGTGTTTGAGTTTGCACCAGCGCCTGAGCATGTGAGTATGAGGCTGTGTGTTCATGCTCGCACCCAACCACTAGGGATCTACTCTTCCAAAGCTGGAGTATGGACACATCCGAGCAATTGGAAATGCCCAATTAAAATAGATAGATATTCGAGCAGCACATTCTTCAGAGGGCTTCTATACTTTTCTTCCCGTGCTGATAAGGTTGTAGCCGTCGACATGGAGGGAAATTGCAGGGTCATCAATATTCCTAGTACAGCACATGGTTCTTGTATCGCTCgtgatgtttttgtgtcacggggacaATTGCAGTTTGCAATTTCTAGTGCTTCTGAACTATCCATATGGGCTCTAGAAGATCCTAGTAGTACTGAAAATTGGACATTGAAGCACAACGTCAGCCGTTTGAAATTATTTGCTGACGAGAATTCGTCGAACTACCATGTTATCGTTCACCCAGAATACAAGGTGATTTTAGTAGTACGTACGAGATTCCCCTCGACATACAGATCGTGGACGGAACTCATGTCATACAACATGGATTCTAGGGAGCTGCGTTCTCTAAGTGATCTTGGACATGACTGCAAGAGGCCTTATCTCCCATATGTTCCTTTGTTCTCACGTTCATTGGCAGATGGATAA